CACTCAGGTATGTGCACATCTGTGAGGCAAATACATAATTGTCTGTATATTTTAGAATGCATTgctcactccctctctgttgTTGCAGTGAACTGTGTTGAGATCTGCTGCttgatttgttaaataaatgtgcaaacgaatgacaaaatatatacaatttgcCCTCTCAGCGCCAAGTGGACAAATATTCATACGTCTGGACCATCAGCAGCTTCAGCTTTGCTGACGATGTGAATGGTGTCCCCATCATGAGCTCCACAATTTCCAACCCCAGTGGAGATCTGCAATGGTAGGTGTTGGTCTTAGTTCTTCATTTGAAGTTCTTCATTCGTTTTTCTGGGAGCTGATCATTTTCtcactccttccttcctctctgcatTCTCAGGTGTCTGCAGTTGTTCCCCAATGGCGTGGAGCCTGACTACGAGAGCTACCTGTCATTCTATCTCGTTCTGGTCAGACAGAGGTGTGCGGGTTAGTTGTAAACTAGCCATGCTCAATGCCGAGGGACAGGAGGAATTTTCCTTGGGTAAGTTTACCTTGTCTGTTTAAGACAAACTATTTTCTGATAAAAACGATCTGTAAACACAGAtgattgtatattattttaatgctggacTGCAGCGCTGCGATgacctgtctgtgtgttgctgtgttacaGTAAATCAGTACGACACCAGGATGTATGAGAACGACAAGCTAGGATTCCCAGACTTCGTACACAGGagtgacatcctggatgacgACTTGGGGTTCTTAAAGGATGACACGCTCACCCTCACCTGTGAAGTAAGTCTCATTGGCTGCCACATTGGTTTCCCATGTGACTGGTGTCAGTAAACATGATCTGTCTGGTCGATGTAAAGATGAACTGTTGCACCGTGATTGTCTGAAGCTGCTGTGTCTTTCTAAAACATCAGCGGGATTCTGTTAGTTTGTATAAATCgaattgcagacatttttattatatcctcagcttgtgtgtgtttaagtgtcagTTTCTGTAGCTGGACTGTACTAACTGCTGAGTTGGATTGTTGCAGTTTACAGTGGAGATTGATCCGGACGCCTCCACGCCACAGGTGAAGAAGCAGGAACCCAACATGGCAGAGGAGCTTCGAGAGCTGTGGAACACATCGTTGCATTCTGACTGCATCCTGTCTGTGGCTGGTCAAGAGTTTaaggcccacaaagccatcctagcaggtaacacagtcgccacgtgaaaatatattaatagaagaaaaaacacagagactcaCAGTGTATTTGCTAGAATATTGACAATTAGTATACTTCTAGGCAGAAATTGATCTAATACTGactcctctctttctgtgtctcttaTCAGCCCGCTGTCCCGTCTTTCATAGCATGTTTATGAATAACACGAAAGAGAACCAAACGGTGAGTCAATCGTCTTTCCCATATATCTCAGCTGATCAGTCTAAACACCACTTTTTCTCTTACAGTTTATTACAGCAGTGTTTTTAAGTTATGCTTTCCCCTCTAGGGCCGCGTGGACATCAAGGATATGGAGGCCGACATCTTGGAGGAGATGATTACGTATATCTACACCGGAACATCTCCCAACGTTCACCAGATGGCCTCAAAGCTCAttgctgcagcagacatggtagctcgTGCACACATCCACCTTCAAAACAAAGAGATGATGGTTTCTATTATTGATTACTATAACTTTCTCAGACTCACTCTTAACCCCTCACTATCagcgcacacagagcacatctcCAGGTTATAGCACTATGtgtaactctctctctttcttcccctcagcACTGCTTGGATCATCTTAACTTCTTTAATTTCTTACCACAGTGTACTTActtgtaaaaaatgtagatgCTGTAAGGTTTTAGAACCAGATGATCAGTTAAAGTATGTCTTATGATTTTCTGTTCAGTAGAGTAGATATTTATAGAGTAGAGATGTTATTGTagtcaaatgtacatttgtatattttaggaCCAGGACAGCCagctgaatggatggatggatggatcaaaCTCATCAGTATGCTGTATGGACTCATCCAGGACACCCCACAGCAGATGGACTGGATCTTATTGTACCTGACAAACCAGGTAAAGAAGTTCTGCTTTTCTGCTAATTCTATTCCAACAGTTATTCTATTAGTATGCATTTGTTTGGAAAAATGGAGTAGGAAACCAATGTGCTTTATTAGTtataagtcatttaaaaaacaccattaaaaatatttaaaaatattattaaaaacagtatttttaggCCGGGTAGAAACCTATTTTATGTTAGGAATCCATTTGTTCCCACACAGGAAAACCCTGATCCAAAGGACCAAAGGAACCAGAAAGATCAACtgcttcatttgtttctttgtttattttttattatattttaatttgtttagtaATTACACCATTACATACACGATTTAAATTTTACTACACTTATCCTGAGCACCAACATCCAGTCTCACACTAGGCTGGCCACGGTGTTGtgtaaaaagcagagaaaactTTGTCCCCAGAGCGGGGGGTGGTGGAGTCGCCAAGACGTTGGTCCGGGGCGACACCGTGGCAAGTCTTTATTACCACGCAGGAGATCAAatcctgctctccttcttacTAACCACTCTAgcactatctgtctgtctgtctgtctatgcgtctgtgtatctgtctattaatttattaatgtactgttactttgtctctttgtttatttatttttgtttatttgattatttgtgttgattttgtttatgtgttttttattttatttggtcatttattacataatttacacacacaacattttacaacacctatcctgaacacacaaacatccagtCTAACACTAGACTGGCCacggtgttgtgtaaaaaaacagacaaacctTTGTCCCCagagtggggggtggtggagtggccaAGATGTTGGTCCGGGGCGACACCGTGGCAAGTCTTTACCACACAGGACATCAGATCCTGCTTTCCATCTTACTAACCACTCcaccactgttttattttattcattcattcattttaatattattgtcatttattttattaatacacacacaccattacagtACACTTGAACATaccctgttttaaatgttagtttattacagtataccttattgtaaatttacattaatagaaataaaaacctttttattccctttttctggACTGTGTGATTCATTCTCTCAAAAATGTCTTGGAGATCAGTTATTTTTGGACTAAAAGTTTACAACATAAGACACTAGGGAGACTACAATGTCATACAGGGTACCACTTACTTTAAGGTCCcagtgaacacaaaataataatggccTACTaaaccactccttagtaaaaggcacatggcagcccgcctgGAGTTTGACCAAAGGCACCTGGACGGCGCTCAGAATATGAGAAACACAATTCTCTggtctgttacgtcctggtttaGGACAGGAACGTAAACAAcaaggaaagagggagagaaacggtaccaatttttaataaacagaaagacatACAATTAAATCtcgacacaaagacaaacaaagcagtcaggccacgaagAAGCACAGAGTCGATGGCTACTgcaaacagggcatctgtcttgTGTATTTCCACCCTATTCCTTCTTCCtcatggaaatgaatctggctTAGTTACCGCATTAAcctttctgtaatcagtacgGAACCAAAATGTCTTGTCAGGCTTAGGGACCAGTAGGCACGGACTACTCCACAGCCACTAACTCTACACAGCCAGCTTGTTCAACAAGTTCACCTCAGACTGCATCACTGTTCGCTTTGTAAAAACTGGggagagtggagtaaaaaaactctctctctctacttacaaaagcactgtattcaaaccactacaacttgatgttacctggcagaaagaggcatggcacaatagaggttaaaaggatgagcaatttctaatttattaactccagtaaattattattgcacttacatgtgaatattgtatgtaaaaaggtaccaatattacagagaaaGCCAAGATGAAacgaaagagtaaagggagagagagagaaagagagagaagccatgagagaaaaataggtgaaataggaaagactcagttactgatgggaaaatttccctcagcttccaatagaaaagataaagaaagtccctgaccacaagtgaacaatcctttatacatttggcccacaggaagttgtcaccgaccaatcagaatgtgttgtttctgtctagTCCTGCCCCCCGTGGTCTCCCgtttggggcagacaaaggcagggcggggtatcacaagaccctgtggcaggcatttcacacctcttgccatttgacaaagatatggaaaacggaggtgttgaatctccatgcaaaacaaaagcacagaaacatcatgtTCCTGCGATGTACCATCTTAAAGTTTTGTTGGATTCAGCCGATACgggtgctgcctgatgggagCATGACCATCAACGTCAACATCATGTTACATGAGAGACGTACCTACAGgggtgtcagagaacaaagcagcatgtgactgaattaGCCCAATAACATTCATGCGATCTGCTGCAGACAAGCCAGACAGATAAGCTTCTAACTCCTGCAGAATCTCACTATTCTGACCACTGTAAATAAGTTCAGTTAACTTGAGGCTGTACGTGGGGTCTGAAAAACAGATATTAgacttttcaaaacattttttaaatactttgtatCACCCTTTTGAAATGATGCTTTCCCTCAAACGTCATGGTCCATAGGTGAACAAGAGGTCCAAAACACCTAGTCAGTTCTGGATAGTGTTCAACATAATGATGTTTGGGTCTGAGATTGAAACACTGCTTTAAGACCCTCTCTGTGACCACTTATTTTAGATTGCATGTACTGAGTGGATTCCTGTACTCATGTACGTGTACTCAAATAAAAGAAGCTGAGCAGacgtggagagagaaagagagaactgtGCAGGAAACTGAGGTCTCTCTCTCCACTTTGGGCAAAGCTGATGAAGAAGGAGCTCACTTGGtttgtgtgatcattttattaataataataatcccaacAAGGAGTGTCCCTGAAATCTGGCATCTTTTATCTTAAAATCTCAGATGGTTGACCCATGTGagcttaattttattaatgttgagtgttaatgaaatgtggatatgttttttgatcttcaactgccctcttgtggcaaAAAGCAACAGAATCTAAGTCTGCAACCATATGTTCAGCAACACTGACAGTGTTTGCAGATCAAAATCCACACAgattacacagacacagtcatcAACTAAATAAACAAGCGTATTGAGTATGAAACAGTTAAACACTTAAACACCTTCAAAATACATTTGACTCAGATGCCTGGACTGGCAGGGGACGTACGTTCACTACACGGGATGCTGCATTCACATCTGGGGACTCTGCAGCCTATGCAGTGGTGAGGAGCTGTCTTCATTTGGGAATTAAGGATGCAAAGAGACAGTATGCACAAAGACTGTTGTCGCGGGTGTTGATGGCACTGCATCGCTTATGAAAAATCGCCCCCACTGCGGATGCAGCATTCTGACCCCTTGCTTCCAGATGATCTTCATCTAATCTATGCACGCTATGAGGTTAAAACCATCTCAAAGGCACCGGCTTCAGCACCAGCACTGAATGACCAGGTTCTAACAGATCTACAGAGGGTGTGATTTCCAACTTTACCTCACCTGCTTGCCTCTGGGTGCCATCTCAACTTCAGGGAACGCACCCTGCACACCCTCATATTGAACAGAACATCCAGCTTCTACTCATAGCGCCTTCAATACTATTATTCATGAACAGATGGTAGTAAAGTTAACTTCTTGACACAAtgtcagcaacaaaaaaacattatgaaaacaagcacattttgttTGACGTCTGCTCATCATGAGATTTTGTCCCTGGTTTCTGCCAGCCTTTTCCTTGCCTGATCCTGCTTCATGTTCACCTCCTTTTTACCTGACCAGTAATATTAGTATAGGGTTACTATTATAATATCAGCTctacaactgatatattttcagTGCCATTACTTCAGTCTGGTGAGGAAAACCCTCTCTGATCCTCATTGTGAAGTAAAAAGAACGACCACTGCCGAAAGGAGCACTccagtgcaacatttttattgggtCCGGTTCAAAAGTGCCATCAAAAAGAGAATTcgagcaaaacaaaaactacaaagacaGTCAGGGTGCACGCTACAATCTGGGTTGCCAGTTCTTGCGTGTTTGCTCTAGTTTCCGggatgtttaattacattttacggGCACCAATGTCACTAttcaaccaaaataaacaacacaataaaGATTCTGCACTTTAATTTTCAGGATGTGCAGTCGTATGTGAACAAATGGgacgcaaataaaataaaaagagttaTTCACTACAATCTGGCAACCGTCAATTTGTTACAACGCCTTGTGCTTGAGcttaatttttataaaaatgtcaaccCCTCATCctaaaatatggcttttgtttTCCTTGACAGTATATGATCAACATGAGAACTTTTAGTTTTATCTTGT
This DNA window, taken from Denticeps clupeoides unplaced genomic scaffold, fDenClu1.1, whole genome shotgun sequence, encodes the following:
- the LOC114774281 gene encoding speckle-type POZ protein A-like, with the protein product MALSYDHTQRQVDKYSYVWTISSFSFADDVNGVPIMSSTISNPSGDLQCCSPMAWSLTTRATCHSISFWSDRGVRVSCKLAMLNAEGQEEFSLVNQYDTRMYENDKLGFPDFVHRSDILDDDLGFLKDDTLTLTCEFTVEIDPDASTPQVKKQEPNMAEELRELWNTSLHSDCILSVAGQEFKAHKAILAARCPVFHSMFMNNTKENQTGRVDIKDMEADILEEMITYIYTGTSPNVHQMASKLIAAADMVARAHIHLQNKEMMVSIIDYYNFLRLTLNPSLSAHTEHISRL